The genomic DNA TTTATAGACCAGTTCGACTTCGGCGCCCGCGAGATCGATGTTGGAAGGCAAAAGGTCGAGATTTTCCACTTCCGTGGGCATGATGTTTTCCAATGCCTTTTCGTCGTCGATGAGGACGCTGTAAATGGATTGTTCGAGCGAACTTTTGGAAAAGCCCAGCCCGGTGGTGGCGTTGCCCTGCGGGTCCATGTCCACGAGGAGCACTTTTTTGCCCTCTGCGGCGATATACGCCGCCATGTTCACGCAAGTCGTCGTCTTACCCACGCCCCCCTTCTGATTTGAAAATGAAACTATTTTTCCCATTCTTTCACCGCTTTCGTCAATTTATGTTCCGCGGCGGAGCGCATCGGCGCTCCCCGCGGTCGTTTTTGTCACGTGGATCAGTGTTTCCGTTCGCCGTTTTCGTCCTCAAAGGGATCTTCGTCCTTTTTTTCTTCCGTCGGGGCGTCGTACCTCTTGAAAGGATTTTCCTGTGCGGCTTTTTCCTTGGTGTCCATATATTCGTTGATCTTTTCCAGCGGCTCGCCGTTCATCAGCATATCCACTTCGTCCGTATAAATGGTTTCGCGTTCGATCAAAAGTCTTGCCATGTTGTCGAGCACGGAACGTTTTTCCGTCAGTAATTTGGTCGCGCGGGCGTGTGCCTCTTCTATGATCTTGTGAACTTCCTCGTCGATCATGTTCGCGGTCTCTTCGCTGTAAGAGTTGTGGGCTTCCATATCCCTGCCGAGGAAGATCGGATTGTCCGAACCGTACGTGACAAGACCGACTCTTTCGCTCATACCCCATTCGGTGACCATTTTGCGGGAGATCTCCGTCACTTTCTGCAAATCGCTCGAAGCGCCCGTGCACACGTCCTTGATGACGATTTCTTCCGCCACGCGGCCGCCCAAGGTCATGCAGACGATGTCTTTGAGTTTATCTTTGCTCATATGGTTGTCGTCGCTGTCGGGCCGCGTCATCGTATACCCTGCCGCCATGCCGCGGGGAATGATGGAAACTTCCTGTACGGGATCGCAGTTCTTGCAAAGGCGTGCCAGAATCGCGTGCCCCGCCTCATGATAAGCGGTGATGCGTTTATCCGACTCTGTGACAAGGCGGCTCTTTTTCTGCGGCCCGACGAGCACCTTGTTGATGCCTTCGTACAATTCTTTATTGCCGATGAGTTTTTTATTCGCACGGGCGGCGAGAATAGCTGCCTCGTTCAAAAGATTTTCCAGATCTGCACCCGAGAACCCGCTCGTCATCCTCGCAAGTATTTTGAAGTTGACGTTGGGAGCCATCGGCTTATTTCTGGAATGCACTTTCAAGATCGCCTCTCTGCCGCGCACATCGGGCAGGTTGACGTAGACCTGACGGTCGAAACGGCCCGGGCGAAGGAGAGCGGGATCGAGGATATCCGCGCGGTTGGTCGCCGCCATGACGATAATGCCTTCGTTGGTCTCGAAACCGTCCATCTGCACGAGCAGTTGGTTCAAGGTCTGTTCGCGTTCGTCGTGACCTCCGCCGAGGCCCGTGCCTCTCTGGCGGCCGACGGCATCGATCTCGTCGATGAAGATGATACAGGGTTGGCTCTTTTTCGCCGCGTCGAACAGATCGCGCACACGCGACGCGCCGACACCGACAAACATTTCCACGAAGTCGGAGCCGCTTATCGAGAAGAAAGGAACGTTCGCTTCGCCCGCGACGGCTTTGGCAAACAACGTTTTACCCGTTCCGGGAGGGCCTACGAGCAGAATACCCTTCGGAATCCTTGCACCCAGATCGGAAAACTTTTTCGGAGATTTTAAAAACTCGACGACTTCGGCAAGTTCCGCCTTTTCCTCTTCCGCTCCCGCGACGTCTGCAAAACGCACCTTAATATTGGAATTGACACGCGCCTTGGATTTTGCGAAGCTCATCGCCTTGCTGCCTCCGCCCTGCGTCTGGCGTATGATGAGATAGAAGACCACGCACACGAGAATGATCCCGAAGAAAGGAATCAGATACGACCAGAAACTGCCCGCGTTGGGATCGGTGTAGGTATATTTGAAACCTGGATATTTCCCCGTCCATTCGTCGAGTTTCTGCGCGGTGTAATCGCCGCGGTCGCCGTACGCAAAGAAAATGTACTTGCCGTTCGCATTATATCCTTTATAAATATAATCGTCCACGACAATCGTTGTAACCCTCTCGCTTGCATCAACATTGGCAATCTTTTCTTCGTATTCAGAAAATTTGATTTCTGTGGCAGGGCTGTAAAAGCTCGTAAAAAGCGTAATCCCCAATAGGAGGATCACCGCCCCAAGCACCACCCAGAGAAGAATTTTCGATGATTTGTTCATTCAATTACTCCTTAAAAGTCCGTTTTATAACTTGTTTTTCTATTTGAATTCCCGCCGAAAAATTATGAACTGTTTTACCGACGTTTAATCAACTTTCCTTATTATATATATACAGGGGAAGAAAAATGCTTCCCTTACATAAAATAGGGTTGACTTTCGCACTATTCAGTATGTGCCAACTTAACAGATAAAATATCAGCCGCCTATCGATTCCCGTTTATTACCAATTTATAATGAAATAGTAAATTAGCGCTATTTTATTTCATAAATCATGTTACAGCGCCCGCAAACAATCGGCACATATTCATACGCTATTTATAAAAGCAGGGCAATCAAAGCCGCAAAAACTATTTGCCGTTCCGTAACAGCAAGAATATTTTCCTGTGGATTCTATCATACCATATCCTAAAAAAAAACACAAGGATTATTTGAAAAATAATTGAATTCTTGCTAATTTTTTACCGAATTATCATAAATTTACACACGAAATCATTATGCACCCATCAAAAACGACCCTTTTTTAACCTCTAAAATGTTTCATATGAAACTTCCCCGGTCAAAGCAATGTTTCACGTGAAACATTGCTTTGACCAACTGTTATGCACGCGCTCGCCCTTAAATTAATGTTTCATATGAAACATTAATTTAGACTATCAAGGCCACGTTTCATGTGAAACAGATAAATTTCTCTTTAATAGTAAATAGATTCCAAGCAGTCTCCTTTATTGAAACTATACATATTTTATCATATTTCAGATAAACTACCTGGTTTTTATCTGAAAAAACAGAAGATTTTAGGTCGGAAATTTTTCAAAAAAATAAAATTATTCTGTCTCAAATCGTCTGAGAGGCTTTTTTTAAAAGTCATAAACGCAACTAAAAATTTTCTGTCACAATATAAACGCATAAATATAAAGTTTAAAAAACAAAGTACGCAAATAAATAAACCCCTCTTACGCTAGTTATCAACACAAAATACATTAGATGCAATATTTGAAAAATGCACTTATCCACACTATGTGCACAATTTGTGGATAAATTAAACCGCGTAGAAGGTATAAATCGACGTGAATTTGTCAATAAAGTAGTATCAACGCACACACGGAGAATGACGCAAATGGAATATTCATTCAATATCTACAACAAGATGGCTGGCGCGGGTATATTGATGGCACTGAACGCGTATATAGGAACAAACGAAGCACCGCCTGTAATACTTTGCATAGGCAGCGATCTTGCGATCGGAGACAGTCTGGGACCTGTCTGCGGGACCATGCTGCAAAGCAAAAACTGCTATAAAGGGTGTTTCGTCTACGGGACGCTTAAAAAACCCGTGACCGCAAAAGAAGTAAAATATCTGAACGCATTTTTAAAAGAGACGCACCCGAATAGTAAAATCATTGCGGTAGATGCGGCAGTCGGCGCCGCGGGAGACATCGGTTTGATCAAAATCAATAATAAAGGGTTAAAACCGGGTCTTGGCGCCAATAAAAAACTTCCTGCGGTGGGAGACGTAAGCATTATGGGCATCGTCGCAGAAAAGTCGCTCTTTAATTATTCTTTACTGAATCTCACGCGCCTGAATTTAGTTTATAAAATGTCAGATATTATTTCCGATTCTCTGGCTACTTTTTTAATGAACGCGCATAAATCTTCTATGCGCCAAGTAATATAACATAAAAACAGCGCCCTAATTCAAATTTGGCGCTGTTTTTATGTTCAAAAAAAGAAATTATCCACATTATGTTGACAATTCTATAAATCGATCTTATAATATGGACAAGGAATGCCAAATCTTTCTGCATTCATAAGGAAAAAATCATGAATATACAAGAAACGGTACAAAAACAAAAATTGTACTTTCAAAAAGGAAACACTTTTCCGGTCTCATCGAGAATCAAGGCGTTAAAAGCCCTTCTCGCCGCCGTAAACGCGTGGGAAGATAAAATACTCGCAGCCCTCAGATCGGACTTAAATAAGAGCCCTGCAGAGGCTTATATGACGGAGATCGGCATGGTAAAGGAGGAGATCTCCTTTCAGCTGAAACACCTAAAAAAGTTCGCCGCGAAAAAGCGCGTTAAAACGCCGCTTGCGCAATTCAAAGCAAAAAGTTATACCTATCCCGCTCCTTACGGCGTCGTTCTGATCATGAGTCCCTGGAACTATCCCTTTCAACTCACTCTGGCGCCTTTGGCGGATGCGATCGCGGCAGGCAACTGCGCCGTCGTAAAGCCGAGCGCCTATGCGCCGAAGACAGCGCAGGTGATCGCGGACTTGCTCAAAGAAACCTTCGATCCCGATCATATCGCCGTGATCCTGGGAGGAAGGGCGGAAAACACCGAACTGATCCAACAAAAATACGACATGATCTTCTTTACAGGCGGTTCTTCCACGGGCCGCGTCGTCGCGGAAGCCGCGGCAAAGAATTTGACGCCCGTTGTTCTGGAACTCGGCGGCAAAAGCCCCTGCATTGTCAACGAAGACGCAAATATACCGCTTGCAGCCAAACGAATCGCGTTCGGAAAGTTCTTAAACGCGGGGCAGACTTGCGTCGCGCCCGACTACGTTCTCGTGCACAGGTCGGTACACGCGGCGTTTTTGGAGGCGCTCGAAACGCACATCATCAACATGTACGGCGAAAACGCGCTCACAAATCCCGACTATCCGAAAATCGTTAACGCAAAGCATTTTGCACGGATCTTGTCGCTCGTCGCGCCCGATAAAATCGTGTTCGGCGGAGATTCAGATGAGAGCGCTTTGAAGATCGCGCCGACCGTTCTCGACGGCGTAACGTTTACGGACAGAGTTATGAGCGAGGAGATCTTCGGACCTGTTCTACCCGTCATCGAGTTTGAAAGTTACGGACAAATCGCCGCGGCGATCGCACATCATCCGACGCCGCTCGCGCTCTATTATTTCGGAAAAGATAGCGATCTGAAACAAAGAATCCTGCGCGAGATCCAATTCGGAGGCGGCTGCGTGAACGATACCATCATACACCTTGCGACCACGCGCATGGGCTTCGGCGGCGTAGGGGAGAGCGGCATGGGCGCCTACCACGGCGAACGCGGGTTTTTTGCCTTTTCCCACGTCAAGAGCATCGTGGAAAAAAGCACCGCCATCGATATACAACTTCGCTATGCACCCTATAATGACAAAAAAACAGCGCAGTTGAAAAAATTCCTGCGCTGATTTTTAAATAAGTCTGTTATAATTTACATAATTCGTACAATTACCGTAAATATTTACAGTGAAAAAATATCTGACGTCTTTTCATGAATGCGTGCAATAAATTTTCCGTCTTCATAGATTGTGCGGGTTATTTTATAGACGCCCTCGAAACGATAGCCTACAACTTTTCCATTATAACCTTTGACGCGCTGAAAAGCAATTCTTTCTTCGCCCAACGGATCTTTCTCATGTTTGGTCATATCGGCTTGCAAGCCGCTGTACGCTTCAAAAATGCAATCTCTTTCGGCAGGGACTTTTAAAAACGGAATAATTTGCGATTTTGCAATGAACTGATTGCTCCAATTATTTTTTACGCTTCCGTCCATAAAAACAAACCAGGCATAATAATGATCCCCGTAGCGTTCACGGACTGTTTTCGGTATAAAATACGCTCTCATTGGTAGCGCGTCGCAGCCGAACGCCTGTGAACAGCAATCCTGAATCGTGGTTCCTCTGAAAAAATCTCCTTGTTTGATTTGCATAAGTATCTCCTTTTTTATTTATTTAACAGTTTTTTTGCCATATCTTTTGTTCTTTCGTCAACAGAGCCGTTTGTATCCGAAACAATTTGTTGTAAAGCATTTTTATGCAAGCCCAACCGAAAAATTTCCTTACCCGCCCGAATTTTCTGCGTTTTGATTTCTTCGGAATAGTTTTCTTTTACGATATCCATTAAATCGGATTCCGAATAATTTTGCAAATATATATAATATTTTACAAAAAATAATTTTCCTGTTTTTAAAATTAAATTCGCGGCTGTCTGACTGTTTTTCTCTTTTTCTTGCAATAATTTTCTTTGCTTTTCCTGAATTACATAATCAGGAGGATTTTTTTTATTTTCTTGCCTTACATATAAATACGCGCGAAAACAAGAAATAGCGGCAATGAGTTTAGGGAAAAACAGTAAAAAGGCTAACATTAACACTAACGCGAATATATAATCAAAAAATAAATAAAAGATTATACCAATCATTCCAAATAGATACCAAAGAATAAAAACGCTTTCTATAATTGACCAAATAAAAAGTTTTTTTTCCGCATTCCAAAATTTCGTTTCTATATCTCTTTCTTCTATATTTTGCATTTGCTTTTTCGTCAAGTTTTCATTTATTGGCTTAACATTTGAAATCATCCAACCGATTATAGAAGTGATCAATAAATATATATATAACCACCATGAAATATAAGAAACTGTCTTCCCTATAAGAGTAGAAATAAGTGCTCCTATAAATATTAAAAAAATTAAAATCGTAAAAATGGTATACCCACTCTTTGCCCAAGCCAACTGTTTGAAGATACGTTTATCTTCATAGTTTTTCATTTGCATAACAATTTCTCCTTGCATAAAAAAAAGTGTGCCTCAACAAGTGAGACACACCCCGAAAATGTACCTCGCTTGTTGCGACACAATTCTCCCTAACAGGAAAAGGAAGTACAAAATCGCATAGTTGTACTCCTGTCAGGAATATTGAATTGTGTCGCATTTTCATGATATCATAACCGGGAAAATTTGTCAATATAAAAACCCCTTTCCGATAATCACGGAAGGGGGTTTTTATTAAAAATTTATTCTTCGTCTTTTTTTTCGGGGGCCGCGTCGTCGGCGGTTTTGTTGCTGTTGCCGAGGTAGGTGCCGAAGAAGGGGGCGCGCTTGGCTTGCGGCCTGCCTTCGGGGCGGGGCCCTCTGTCCCGTCTGTCTCCGCCGCGTCTATCGTCTCGACCGCGGAAATCACGGTTGTCGCGGCCTTCCCCGCGGTTGTCGTCCCTGCCGCGGAAGTCGCGCCTATCGTCTCTCCTGTCACGGTTAAATCTTCTGTCGTCTCTGCCGCGGTTGTCCCTTCTGTCGCTTCTGAAGGGCCTGTCCGCGCCGGGGCGCAGATTGTTGGGCACGATCACGATAAAGCGGTTGGGTTCTTTTCCTTCGCTCACCGTCTTGACCTCGGTGGACTCGGACAGCGCCGAATGGATGATTCGGCGCTCGTAGGGGCTCATCGGTTCGATGGAAACCTTTCTGCCCGTGCGCACGGCCTTTTCAGCCAGTTTCTGCGCGAGGCGCTTTAACGTATCTTCGCGCTTTTCGCGGTAATTTTCGCAATCGACCACCACCCGCTTGTACTCTTCGCGCCCGATATTCGCGACCGCGCCCGCGAGCACCTGCAGGGAATCGAGGATCTCGCCCCTGTGTCCGATGACCGAATACGTGCTGGTCGTGATCACGTTGATCTTGGTGTTTTCTTCGTTTTCGACAAGTTCGTTGGTCGCGGGAATATTCAAAAGTTCCATGATGCCGTCGAGAAATTCGACCGCGCGTTCGCCGTCCGTCATCTTTTTACAGATCTTCACTTTCGCGGGCGTGGATTTGAACAGCCCTTTTTTCCCCTCTTCCAGTACGGTTATTTCCGCCTCTTCTTTGCTCAGATTCAGGGATTTTAACCCTTCCTCCACGGCCGCTTCGACCGATTTGCCGATGAATTCGTACTCTTTCATCTCTTTTTCTTTTCATTCCGCGTGATGACTTCGCTCTTCGCGCTTTGCGGAATCCTCCTGTTATATTTCTCCTGAAGTTCTTTTTCTTCAAGTTTTTTATACTTTTTGTCGATGATGAAGTTGGTGCCGAGCGAACTTAAAATACCGAACACCGAACTTACGATCATGTAAATACTGAACGCCGCGCTGTACATGAACGAGAATATACCGAACATGATCGGCATGACGATCATCATGATCTTCTGCGTCTTTGCGCCCTGTCCGTTTGCCGTCTGCAATTCGTTCTGCGCTTTCTGGCTCTTGGACATAACGAACTGCGAAAGGAACATCGTGCCGATGGATACGACGATCAGGATAAAGTATCCGTTGGGCTCTTTCAGTTCGCTCTGCAAATTGGCTGTGATCTCGTTGTAAAAAGTTTCGCTGATAAAGTTACCGTTGTCTTTGATTCCCAGAAAACTCTTGAAATCTTTATAATTTTTCATGGGATGATTGAACGCGGTATCGGGATACCAGATATTTTTCACCCACAGGAAACTGACCTGGTTTTCGTGATAAGATTCTTCCGAAGCGGCGCGTCCGATATTCTGCATATACCGACGGCAGATAAAATCGTCGTCCTCTCCCTCATGTTCGGCTCGCAGCGCGTCTAAACTTTCCTCGATAGACGGATCGGCGACCATCGTCTCCGTTTCCACATAGTAGACTGTGCTGACGGGATAGGCATCGGTATCGGCAAAATCGCGGTCGTCTTTATTCGTGGTGATCTTCGTCTGGGTTTCTTCAAAAGAGATATATTTTCCGTCTTCGCGGAAAGTTTTGGTCATCGTAACTTTATACTGCATGACTCCTTCCGCATTCTTCCCGTATTCCGAACAGGTATAGACGGGCTCGGGATCCAAATCGCGGGAGGGGGCGTATTCCAGAACGGCGGCAGAATAATCGTTCGCCATCTGGTTGAAAACTTGCAGGTCTGTATATCTGGAATAACTGTTGAACGCGTTCAAAACGAGCATGAATACGACGAGCGACACGATGAGGGGCAGACAGGCTCCGAGCATGGAATAGCCGTTTTTCTTGTACAGTTCCATCATTTTGGCATTGTACATCTGCTGGTCGTTGGCGTACTGTTTCTGCAATTTTTCCAACTGCGGCCGCATTTTTTCCATTTTCAGGCTGTTTTTCCGCATCGACGCCTTGGAATAGACGTCGAGCGGCAGCGTGATCAGTTTTAATATCAAAGTGAAAACGACTACGCCAACGCCAACGATGCCGATCGCGTTGATCAGCCCGTTGATGAGTTTGGCGATCCAATTCATACTCACGCTGTCGCCGTTAAAGAACAGAGTGATGATATTGCTCTGCAATAAATAATTTAACATTCTTTGTGTTGTCCTTCTCTTTTTAAAGGGATTTTTGCGCAAAACGCGCGGATGGCTTGTCCCTGATTCACAGGACCCATCGTTTCCGGATGAAATTCTCGGGAGCGGGATCGTATCCCCCTTTGGAAAACGGATTGCAGCGCAAAAGCCGCCAGCACCCGAGCAATATCCCTAAAATGACGCCCTGGTTATTGATGCATTCCAGCATATACTGCGAACAGGTAGGGCGGTAAAGGCACGTTCCTTTGGAAAAATATCTTTGGTAAAAGAGAATCGCCCGCATACAGAACATTTTGATATACGGTTTAAACACGTGCCTGCGAAGATATTTGATTGTCTTTCTGAAATTTTGCCGACTCATTTATATAAGCCTTCTTTTTTAAACATCGCCCGAAGGCCTTTTCGAAAGTTCTCCAAAGAATACTCGTCGGCTTGTTTGGGTACGAGAACGATCGCACAGGGCGATTTGAGATGTCCGCATTCGGCGCGGAACGCTTCTCTCAAAAGCCTTTTTATACGGTTTCGCATAACGCTCTTTCCGTGCTTTTTACTGACGCACAGTCCCAGCGAAACTTTCGCGGCGGGCATATACATCATAAGCAAATAGGGGGAAAAAGATTTTTTTCCCCGCGCAAACATTCTCTGAAACTCGTTGTTTTTTTTGAGTCTGGTATACAAAATAAATTAAGCGGAGAGTTTCGCTCTGCCTTTGTCTCTTCTTCTCTTTAAAGTTTTTCTTCCGCCCTGCGTCTTCATTCTTTTGCGGAAACCGTGTACTTTGCTTCTCTGTCTCTTTTTCGGCTGATATGTTCTTTTCATGATAGATTTCTCCTAATTTTAGTTTTTG from Candidatus Borkfalkia ceftriaxoniphila includes the following:
- a CDS encoding aldehyde dehydrogenase, which gives rise to MNIQETVQKQKLYFQKGNTFPVSSRIKALKALLAAVNAWEDKILAALRSDLNKSPAEAYMTEIGMVKEEISFQLKHLKKFAAKKRVKTPLAQFKAKSYTYPAPYGVVLIMSPWNYPFQLTLAPLADAIAAGNCAVVKPSAYAPKTAQVIADLLKETFDPDHIAVILGGRAENTELIQQKYDMIFFTGGSSTGRVVAEAAAKNLTPVVLELGGKSPCIVNEDANIPLAAKRIAFGKFLNAGQTCVAPDYVLVHRSVHAAFLEALETHIINMYGENALTNPDYPKIVNAKHFARILSLVAPDKIVFGGDSDESALKIAPTVLDGVTFTDRVMSEEIFGPVLPVIEFESYGQIAAAIAHHPTPLALYYFGKDSDLKQRILREIQFGGGCVNDTIIHLATTRMGFGGVGESGMGAYHGERGFFAFSHVKSIVEKSTAIDIQLRYAPYNDKKTAQLKKFLR
- the ftsH gene encoding ATP-dependent zinc metalloprotease FtsH; the protein is MNKSSKILLWVVLGAVILLLGITLFTSFYSPATEIKFSEYEEKIANVDASERVTTIVVDDYIYKGYNANGKYIFFAYGDRGDYTAQKLDEWTGKYPGFKYTYTDPNAGSFWSYLIPFFGIILVCVVFYLIIRQTQGGGSKAMSFAKSKARVNSNIKVRFADVAGAEEEKAELAEVVEFLKSPKKFSDLGARIPKGILLVGPPGTGKTLFAKAVAGEANVPFFSISGSDFVEMFVGVGASRVRDLFDAAKKSQPCIIFIDEIDAVGRQRGTGLGGGHDEREQTLNQLLVQMDGFETNEGIIVMAATNRADILDPALLRPGRFDRQVYVNLPDVRGREAILKVHSRNKPMAPNVNFKILARMTSGFSGADLENLLNEAAILAARANKKLIGNKELYEGINKVLVGPQKKSRLVTESDKRITAYHEAGHAILARLCKNCDPVQEVSIIPRGMAAGYTMTRPDSDDNHMSKDKLKDIVCMTLGGRVAEEIVIKDVCTGASSDLQKVTEISRKMVTEWGMSERVGLVTYGSDNPIFLGRDMEAHNSYSEETANMIDEEVHKIIEEAHARATKLLTEKRSVLDNMARLLIERETIYTDEVDMLMNGEPLEKINEYMDTKEKAAQENPFKRYDAPTEEKKDEDPFEDENGERKH
- the rnpA gene encoding ribonuclease P protein component, coding for MYTRLKKNNEFQRMFARGKKSFSPYLLMMYMPAAKVSLGLCVSKKHGKSVMRNRIKRLLREAFRAECGHLKSPCAIVLVPKQADEYSLENFRKGLRAMFKKEGLYK
- a CDS encoding YidC/Oxa1 family membrane protein insertase — its product is MLNYLLQSNIITLFFNGDSVSMNWIAKLINGLINAIGIVGVGVVVFTLILKLITLPLDVYSKASMRKNSLKMEKMRPQLEKLQKQYANDQQMYNAKMMELYKKNGYSMLGACLPLIVSLVVFMLVLNAFNSYSRYTDLQVFNQMANDYSAAVLEYAPSRDLDPEPVYTCSEYGKNAEGVMQYKVTMTKTFREDGKYISFEETQTKITTNKDDRDFADTDAYPVSTVYYVETETMVADPSIEESLDALRAEHEGEDDDFICRRYMQNIGRAASEESYHENQVSFLWVKNIWYPDTAFNHPMKNYKDFKSFLGIKDNGNFISETFYNEITANLQSELKEPNGYFILIVVSIGTMFLSQFVMSKSQKAQNELQTANGQGAKTQKIMMIVMPIMFGIFSFMYSAAFSIYMIVSSVFGILSSLGTNFIIDKKYKKLEEKELQEKYNRRIPQSAKSEVITRNEKKKR
- the yyaC gene encoding spore protease YyaC, with product MEYSFNIYNKMAGAGILMALNAYIGTNEAPPVILCIGSDLAIGDSLGPVCGTMLQSKNCYKGCFVYGTLKKPVTAKEVKYLNAFLKETHPNSKIIAVDAAVGAAGDIGLIKINNKGLKPGLGANKKLPAVGDVSIMGIVAEKSLFNYSLLNLTRLNLVYKMSDIISDSLATFLMNAHKSSMRQVI
- a CDS encoding MraY family glycosyltransferase; this encodes MQMKNYEDKRIFKQLAWAKSGYTIFTILIFLIFIGALISTLIGKTVSYISWWLYIYLLITSIIGWMISNVKPINENLTKKQMQNIEERDIETKFWNAEKKLFIWSIIESVFILWYLFGMIGIIFYLFFDYIFALVLMLAFLLFFPKLIAAISCFRAYLYVRQENKKNPPDYVIQEKQRKLLQEKEKNSQTAANLILKTGKLFFVKYYIYLQNYSESDLMDIVKENYSEEIKTQKIRAGKEIFRLGLHKNALQQIVSDTNGSVDERTKDMAKKLLNK
- the rpmH gene encoding 50S ribosomal protein L34, coding for MKRTYQPKKRQRSKVHGFRKRMKTQGGRKTLKRRRDKGRAKLSA
- the yidD gene encoding membrane protein insertion efficiency factor YidD, with protein sequence MSRQNFRKTIKYLRRHVFKPYIKMFCMRAILFYQRYFSKGTCLYRPTCSQYMLECINNQGVILGILLGCWRLLRCNPFSKGGYDPAPENFIRKRWVL
- the jag gene encoding RNA-binding cell elongation regulator Jag/EloR, whose protein sequence is MKEYEFIGKSVEAAVEEGLKSLNLSKEEAEITVLEEGKKGLFKSTPAKVKICKKMTDGERAVEFLDGIMELLNIPATNELVENEENTKINVITTSTYSVIGHRGEILDSLQVLAGAVANIGREEYKRVVVDCENYREKREDTLKRLAQKLAEKAVRTGRKVSIEPMSPYERRIIHSALSESTEVKTVSEGKEPNRFIVIVPNNLRPGADRPFRSDRRDNRGRDDRRFNRDRRDDRRDFRGRDDNRGEGRDNRDFRGRDDRRGGDRRDRGPRPEGRPQAKRAPFFGTYLGNSNKTADDAAPEKKDEE